In Ipomoea triloba cultivar NCNSP0323 chromosome 7, ASM357664v1, a single genomic region encodes these proteins:
- the LOC116025471 gene encoding transcriptional corepressor LEUNIG_HOMOLOG, translated as MAQSNWEADKMLDVYIHDYLLKRKLHNSAKAFMTEGKVATDPVAIDAPGGFLFEWWSVFWDIFIARTNEKHSEAAAAYIETQQMKAREHQQQLQMQQLQLMQQRNVQLRRDPNHPPLGSPINAINSEGMVGQPSASVLAMKIFEERAKHPHSMDSESSSALIDPNRMALLKSATNQGQLVQGTSGSVSAALQQMQGRPQLATDIKAEVNLGATQKSLPMDPSSIYGQAILQSKSGLGGAGLNQGVTGLPLKGWPLTGIDQLRPSMGLQVPKSNLQTQTQFLLSSQQQQVLAQAQTQNNLGNSPNYGFGGLPRGNFNPKDGQPPRNDGSICSPVQSNSPKMKMPQMQQSSSQQQDQLQQQQQLQQTNRKRKQHSSSGPANSTGTGNTVGPSPNSPPSTHTPGDAMATASSMQHVNSVSKSMIMYGAEGTGGIASSTNQLDDLENFGDIGSLEDNVESFLSHDGGDGNIYGTLKQSLTEHKPEPKGFSFGEVGCIRTRNKVTCCHFSSDGKLLASAGHDKKAVIWNMDTLQTEMTPEEHQYLITDVRFRPNSTQLATASFDKSVRLWDAANADYCLHAYTGHSSHVMSLDFHPKKNDIFCFCDSNNEVRYWSVSPFSLTRVSKQGGSAQVRFQPITGHLLAAASDKVVSIFDVETDRQVHSFQGHSGVVNYLCWDLNGELLASVSEDCVKVWSLSTGDAIHEFTANGNQFHSCVFHPSYSALLVIGGKRSLELWNMVENKSMTVPAHENIIAALAQSPLTGMVASASHDSSVKLWK; from the exons ATGGCTCAGAGTAATTGGGAAGCAGATAAGAT GCTTGATGTTTACATTCACGATTACTTGTTGAAAAGAAAACTGCACAATTCAGCAAAAGCTTTCATGACAGAAGGGAAGGTAGCAACGGATCCTGTAG CTATTGATGCGCCTGGAGGGTTTCTTTTTGAATGGTGGTCTGTATTTTGGGACATCTTCATAGCAAGGACTAATGAGAAGCATTCAGAGGCAGCTGCTGCTTACATAGAG ACACAACAAATGAAAGCAAGGGAACATCAACAGCAGCTGCAAATGCAGCAATTGCAACTCATGCAGCAACGAAATGTCCAGTTACGTAGGGATCCTAATCATCCTCCACTAGGAAGTCCTATAAATGCTATTAATTCTGAAGGCATGGTGGGGCAGCCATCTGCCAGTGTATTAGCTATGAAAATATTTGAGGAACGAGCTAAGCACCCGCATTCCATGGACTCTGAGTCATCCTCAGCACTAATTGATCCCAATAGGATGGCCCTTCTGAAGTCTGCTACCAATCAAGG TCAGTTGGTTCAAGGTACTTCGGGGAGTGTGTCTGCAGCTTTGCAGCAGATGCAAGGACGGCCTCAACTGGCAACT GACATAAAAGCAGAAGTGAACTTGGGTGCAACTCAAAAATCTTTACCAATGGATCCTTCATCCATATATGGCCAAGCAATTCTTCAGTCGAAATCTGGACTTGGCGGTGCAG GGTTAAATCAAGGTGTCACTGGTCTTCCATTGAAGGGTTGGCCCCTTACT GGAATTGATCAATTAAGACCAAGTATGGGTTTACAAGTGCCAAAATCCAATTTACAGACCCAAACTCAGTTTCTTTTGTCATCCCAACAACAGCAGGTCCTAGCACAAGCCCAAACACAAAACAATCTTGGGAACTCGCCTAATTATGGTTTTGGTGGATTACCAAGGGGTAACTTCAATCCAAAAGATGGTCAACCCCCAAGAAATGATGGATCTATATGCTCTCCTGTGCAATCAAATTCCCCAAAG ATGAAGATGCCCCAAATGCAGCAATCTTCCTCTCAACAACAGGACCAACtgcaacagcaacaacaattGCAGCAG ACTAACAGGAAAAGGAAGCAGCATTCCTCGTCTGGACCTGCCAATAGTACAGGCACTGGGAATACTGTTGGTCCTTCTCCAAATTCACCACCATCGACACACACACCTGGTGATGCAATGGCCACTGCTAGTAGTATGCAACATGTCAACAGTGTTTCAAAGAGCATGATCATGTATGGTGCTGAGGGAACTGGTGGTATTGCATCATCTACGAATCAGCTG GATGACTTGGAGAATTTTGGAGACATTGGTTCTCTGGAAGATAATGTGGAATCTTTTTTGTCACATGATGGGGGAGATGGAAATATATATGGCACACTGAAACAATCTCTCACTGAGCACAAACCAGAGCCTAAAG GGTTTTCCTTTGGGGAAGTTGGTTGTATTCGAACAAGAAATAAAGTGACTTGCTGCCATTTTTCTTCGGATGGGAAGTTGTTAGCCAGTGCTGGACATGACAAGAAG GCTGTAATTTGGAACATGGACACTTTGCAAACAGAGATGACCCCAGAAGAGCATCAATACTTAATAACTGATGTCCGGTTCCGGCCGAATTCAACTCAGCTTGCTACAGCTTCATTTGATAAGTCCGTGAGGCTGTGGGATGCTGCTAAT GCGGACTATTGTTTGCATGCCTATACTGGGCATAGTTCGCATGTAATGTCCCTGGATTTTCATCCAAAAAAGAACGATATCTTCTGTTTCTGTGACAGCAATAATGAAGTTCGTTACTGGAGTGTTTCTCCATTCTCATTAACTAGGGTGTCGAAG CAAGGGGGCAGTGCTCAAGTAAGGTTTCAACCTATAACTGGGCATCTTCTGGCAGCTGCATCAGATAAGGTGGTATCCATCTTTGATGTTGAAACTGACCGGCAAGTCCATTCATTCCAG GGACATTCTGGAGTTGTAAACTACCTCTGTTGGGATCTAAATGGTGAGTTGTTGGCATCAGTGAGTGAGGACTGTGTCAAAGTTTGGTCATTGTCCACTGGTGATGCTATTCACGAGTTTACTGCCAATGGAAACCAATTTCATTCGTGTGTTTTCCATCCAAGTTACTCAGCTCTCTTGGTGATTGGAGGAAAGCGG tcTTTGGAGTTGTGGAACATGGTTGAGAACAAAAGTATGACGGTTCCAGCCCACGAGAACATAATCGCAGCTCTGGCACAGTCACCTCTTACAGGAATGGTTGCATCTGCTAGTCATGACAGCTCCGTCAAGTTATGGAAATAA
- the LOC116024361 gene encoding uncharacterized protein LOC116024361: protein MAYLSCNTVCQSKLDDGILADVYTPEFLNGIRVSGIPNHSLTLKIGSPVMLSRNIDHSLGLCNGTRLIVTTLSEHVIEEKISTGDHSSTRVLVPRMTMTSSDPRLPFKFKRGQFTLMLSYAMTINKS, encoded by the coding sequence ATGGCATACTTGAGTTGCAACACAGTATGTCAGTCTAAATTGGATGATGGTATTCTCGCAGATGTGTACACACCGGAATTCCTAAATGGTATTCGGGTTTCAGGCATACCCAATCActcattgacattaaagattGGATCCCCTGTGATGCTTTCGAGAAACATTGATCACTCACTTGGCCTTTGTAATGGTACTAGATTGATAGTGACCACGCTGTCAGAGCACGTAATAGAAGAAAAGATTTCCACAGGTGATCACTCAAGTACTAGGGTGTTGGTCCCCCGAATGACCATGACGTCATCAGATCCAAGATTGCCATTCAAGTTTAAACGAGGACAATTCACATTGATgctttcatatgcaatgactataAATAAGAGTTAG